Within Roseibium sp. HPY-6, the genomic segment TTCGCTCATCGAGCCGGGACGACATGTTGCGCACGGCGACAGCAGCTTCAATTGTGCTTGCCGGCGTGCCAAGCATCAGCGCTTCGATGGCTGTCCAGCGGCCGGTGCCCTTCTGCCCTGCCCGGTCCAGAATGATGTCGAGCATCGGCGCACCGCTCTCCGGATCGGCGGTCTTGGCGACTTTGCTCGAGATTTCGATCAGATAGGACTGCAGAATGCCACCATTCCAGTCTTCGAACACGGCGCCGATTTCTTGCGCGGACATTCCGAAACCGTCCCGCATGACGCCGTACACTTCCGCGATCATTTGCATATCGGCATACTCAATGCCGTTGTGAACGGTTTTCACGAGATGCCCGGCACCCGCCTCTCCCAGATGAGCCGCGCAGGGTTCGCCTTCATATTTTGCGGAGATGGCTTCCAGAATGTGGCCGACCTGGCCCCAGGCGTCATTCGCGCCGCCGCCCATGATCGATGGGCCAAAACGTGCGCCCTCTTCACCACCGGATACGCCGATTCCCAGGAAGCGCGGGCCTTTTTCATCGGCTTCTTTGGCGCGGCGGTTAGTGTCGTGATAGTTGGCGTTGCCCGCATCGATAATCAGGTCCTGCGGATCGAGCAGAGGACGCAGGGCTTCAATCTGCGCGTCGACCGCCTCACCGGCCGGTACCATCAGGATGACCGCACGCGGCGTCTTGATAGAGGCAACAAAGTCTGCAAGCGTTTTCGACGGCACAAGTTTCGCGGAAAGATCCCCGGCCTTTGTTATGAACTGATCGGTCTTTTCCGTCGTCCGGTTGTAAACTGCGATCTGAAATCCGTTTTCAGCAATATTCAGAGCAAGGTTCCCGCCCATTGTGCCCAGGCCGATCAGGCCGATTTCCGCTACAGCACCGTGTGAACTCATAAAGGGAGCCTTTCTCAAATCGATTTATTGTCCGGTCCCGCGGTGATAGCCGACCTGTCCCGCCTGGGCAATGCCCGCAGACCACGAGATACGGCACGGGCAGCATTTGTTCGCCGTGCGCGCGCTAACCCTGAGCTTTCAAATCGAAAATTTCCGTTCGGCAGCAATAATACCAAGTGTTCGAAAAATACTGTCACATAAGCCTGCTAACCACAGTCCACTCGCGCTCTCGCGCAATTCTGCTCAAAGGATTTGTCTGATGAAGAATGTACTGATTGCTGCCGGCTTCCTTGTCGCGGCGTCCACCGCCGCTTATGCCGACGACGTGGCTGGAAAGCTCGTGCTTTATACCTCCCAGCCGAATGCGGATGCCCAGGCAACGGTTGACGCGTTCACCGCAAAACATCCCGGTGTGGACGTCGAGTGGGTTCGTGACGGCACCACGAAGATGATGGCGAAACTGCGCGCGGAATTCGAGGCAGGAGCACCCAAGCCGGACGTTCTTCTGATCGCCGACATGGTGACCATGGAAGGACTGAAGCAGGAAGGCCGTCTGATGGCACACGAAGGTGCCGATGTCTCCGCCTATGACCCGGCCATCATGGATGACGACAAGACCTACTTCTCCACCAAGCTGATCACCAGCGGCATCGTCTACAACACGAACGCCCCGATGAAGCCGTCTTCCTACAAGGATCTCCTGAAGGAAGAAGCCAAGGACAAACTGGCCATGCCGTCTCCATTGACCTCCGGCGCCGCGACGATCCACATGGCGGCGCTGACATCAAACCCGGATCTGGGCTGGGCCTATTATGAGGGTCTGGCGGATCAGGGCGCGAACCCGAAAGGCGGCAATGGCGGCACGTACAAGGCCATCGCAGGCGGTGAAAAACTCTACGGCTTCGTCGTCGATTTCCTGCCGATCCGTGAAAAACTGAAGGGTGCACCGGTCGAATTCGTTTTCCCGGAAGAAGGCGTCTCGGCCGTGACCGAACCGGTTGCAATCCTGTCCACGGCTCAAAACCCTGATGCCGCCAAGGCGTTCGTGGACTTTCTGATTTCCGAAGAAGGTCAAAAGCTTGCCTCCTCTCAAGGCTACCTGCCGGCTCACCCTGCGGTCGCAGCTCCTAAAGGGTTTCCGGCGCGCGACGCCATCAAGCTGATGGATTTCGATCCTGTCAATGCGCTTGAGCAGGACCAGGCCAATAAGCTAAAGTTCACCGAGATCTTCGGCGGCTAACAAAAATCTCGCTTGGGCGGCATCGGTGCGCTTTTCGCTGACGCCGCCCATCCTTCAATCGACACCATTCGGGCTAAGTGCACGCGTCCTCAACCTCAGAAAAAACAACTCTTGTCGCGCTGGTTGTCGGTGCAACGGCCATTTGCGGTCTGCCGCTTCTTTTGCTTTTCAAGACGGGCC encodes:
- a CDS encoding ABC transporter substrate-binding protein yields the protein MKNVLIAAGFLVAASTAAYADDVAGKLVLYTSQPNADAQATVDAFTAKHPGVDVEWVRDGTTKMMAKLRAEFEAGAPKPDVLLIADMVTMEGLKQEGRLMAHEGADVSAYDPAIMDDDKTYFSTKLITSGIVYNTNAPMKPSSYKDLLKEEAKDKLAMPSPLTSGAATIHMAALTSNPDLGWAYYEGLADQGANPKGGNGGTYKAIAGGEKLYGFVVDFLPIREKLKGAPVEFVFPEEGVSAVTEPVAILSTAQNPDAAKAFVDFLISEEGQKLASSQGYLPAHPAVAAPKGFPARDAIKLMDFDPVNALEQDQANKLKFTEIFGG
- the gndA gene encoding NADP-dependent phosphogluconate dehydrogenase; translated protein: MSSHGAVAEIGLIGLGTMGGNLALNIAENGFQIAVYNRTTEKTDQFITKAGDLSAKLVPSKTLADFVASIKTPRAVILMVPAGEAVDAQIEALRPLLDPQDLIIDAGNANYHDTNRRAKEADEKGPRFLGIGVSGGEEGARFGPSIMGGGANDAWGQVGHILEAISAKYEGEPCAAHLGEAGAGHLVKTVHNGIEYADMQMIAEVYGVMRDGFGMSAQEIGAVFEDWNGGILQSYLIEISSKVAKTADPESGAPMLDIILDRAGQKGTGRWTAIEALMLGTPASTIEAAVAVRNMSSRLDERKTGETAFGAAPQPMDRSLVRINALEAALVAGKIVCYAQGFDLILEAAKQYGWAMPLPKIAKIWRNGCIIRSAMLNDMSSALADDDARNLMLAPFFSAKLKETEGSLRQVVAQAALHGLPVPALSAALSYFDIMRTARSTANMLQGQRDFFGAHGFERTDKDGGGFHGPWAMG